One stretch of Rhodoferax lithotrophicus DNA includes these proteins:
- a CDS encoding putative bifunctional diguanylate cyclase/phosphodiesterase, with product MSTIRQPQTHETLPSLRPPVSTNVLRQRAQIEFNRTYKLQPQEDGEPLPQAAQKLLHELQVHQIELEMQNDELRQAHETLEHTRARYFDLYDLAPVGYVTLAGSGRILEANLTVATMLGVHRSALVEHFLHSYVTAQYQQAFYLLQQPLLEGDSNRTCEVQLMCPDGRLLWVQLQANHASDNGTPVLRLVLSDISQLKSAQQRLEYLAHYDDLTGLPKRQLKADQLQQAIEKARQSGGRLAVVYIDLDGFKRINDQYGHDVGDKLLIAVAHQMQQALRPGDSLARLGGDEFVAVLNNLNDTSSCHMLLQRLLDAAALPLEFEHQQLQVTASLGVTFYPQAEEVGGDQMLRQADQAMYQAKLVGKNSYHFFDAQQAQSVRDRHLDQQRLQHALAQHELVLYYQPKVNLRLGRVIGVEALIRWQHPERGLLAPAAFLPVSEDHPLAIHIGEWVMHQALTQIELWQAQGLEMVVSVNVDAYHLLQTDFVERLKGLLALHPTVQPWQLELEILENSALQDVGSASQVIEECQSLGIRFALDDFGTGYSSLTYLKRLRVAILKIDQSFVRDMLVDPDDLSILEGILGLGRAFHCEVIAEGVETPAHGELLLQLGCELAQGYGIARPMPAQALPDWITNWQQNMLLRQALIA from the coding sequence ATGAGTACCATCAGACAACCCCAGACGCACGAGACCCTGCCCAGCCTGCGGCCACCTGTGTCCACCAACGTGCTACGCCAGCGTGCCCAAATCGAGTTCAACCGCACCTATAAGCTCCAGCCGCAGGAGGACGGGGAGCCCTTGCCCCAAGCTGCTCAAAAACTACTGCATGAGCTGCAGGTGCACCAAATTGAGCTGGAGATGCAAAACGACGAGTTGCGCCAGGCCCATGAGACGCTGGAGCACACCCGCGCACGTTACTTTGACCTGTATGACCTGGCCCCGGTAGGTTATGTCACGCTGGCTGGGAGTGGTCGAATTCTGGAGGCTAACCTGACGGTGGCCACCATGCTCGGGGTGCATCGGAGTGCCTTGGTGGAGCATTTTTTGCACAGTTATGTGACGGCGCAATATCAGCAGGCCTTTTACCTGCTGCAACAACCGCTGCTTGAGGGTGACAGCAACCGCACGTGTGAGGTGCAACTGATGTGCCCTGATGGCCGTCTTTTGTGGGTGCAACTCCAGGCCAACCATGCCTCGGACAACGGCACACCGGTGCTGCGTCTGGTGCTCAGCGACATCAGCCAACTCAAATCAGCGCAGCAGCGGCTGGAATACCTGGCCCATTACGATGACTTGACCGGTCTGCCCAAACGCCAACTCAAAGCCGATCAACTCCAGCAAGCCATCGAGAAGGCGCGCCAAAGTGGCGGGCGTTTGGCGGTGGTCTATATTGATCTGGATGGTTTCAAACGCATCAACGACCAGTATGGTCACGATGTGGGTGACAAGCTGTTGATTGCAGTGGCGCACCAAATGCAGCAGGCGCTGCGCCCTGGCGACAGTCTGGCCCGCCTGGGGGGCGACGAGTTTGTGGCGGTGCTCAACAACCTGAATGACACCAGTAGTTGCCACATGCTGTTGCAGCGTTTGCTGGATGCCGCAGCCCTTCCCTTGGAATTTGAGCATCAACAACTGCAAGTAACCGCCAGCCTGGGGGTTACTTTTTACCCACAAGCCGAAGAGGTTGGTGGCGACCAAATGCTGCGTCAGGCTGACCAGGCCATGTACCAGGCCAAATTGGTGGGCAAAAACAGCTACCATTTTTTTGATGCTCAGCAAGCCCAGTCTGTGCGTGACCGGCATCTTGACCAACAACGCTTGCAGCACGCGCTGGCCCAGCATGAACTGGTGTTGTATTACCAGCCCAAAGTGAACCTGCGCCTGGGACGGGTGATTGGGGTTGAAGCCCTGATTCGCTGGCAACATCCCGAGCGGGGTTTGCTGGCCCCGGCGGCATTTTTGCCGGTCTCTGAGGACCACCCACTGGCTATCCACATTGGCGAGTGGGTCATGCACCAAGCCTTGACACAGATTGAGCTTTGGCAGGCCCAGGGTTTGGAGATGGTGGTCAGTGTGAATGTGGATGCCTACCATCTGCTGCAAACCGATTTTGTGGAGCGATTAAAAGGGCTGTTGGCCCTTCACCCTACCGTCCAACCCTGGCAGCTGGAGCTGGAAATACTTGAAAACAGCGCCTTGCAAGACGTGGGCAGTGCCTCCCAGGTGATTGAAGAGTGCCAATCGCTCGGCATTCGCTTTGCTCTGGATGACTTTGGCACCGGCTATTCGTCTCTGACCTATCTGAAACGCCTGCGGGTGGCCATACTCAAAATCGACCAGAGTTTTGTGCGTGACATGCTGGTTGACCCGGACGACCTGAGTATTTTGGAAGGTATTCTTGGTTTGGGCCGGGCCTTTCATTGTGAGGTGATTGCCGAGGGCGTAGAAACCCCGGCACACGGTGAATTACTGTTACAGCTGGGTTGCGAACTGGCGCAGGGTTATGGCATTGCCCGGCCCATGCCGGCACAAGCCTTGCCGGACTGGATTACAAATTGGCAACAAAATATGCTTTTGAGGCAAGCACTGATTGCGTGA
- a CDS encoding chemotaxis protein CheB produces the protein MPTKHTPSLVQPAALPVTTQPPAAAERRTFPIVGIGASAGGLAAIEAFFSGMPADTDPNMAFVLVQHLDPDHKSLLTELIARRTRMQVLEVTDGMPVQVNCAYIIPPNRDMAFLNGALQLLEPAAPRGHRLPIDFLFRSLAADLHERAIGVVLSGTGSDGTLGVRAIKAEGGMVMVQNPASSEFDGMPQSALATGLVDYELPPAEMATQLMAYVSRALNHPLHPASRVSPQSENALKKIFVLLRSQTGHDFSQYKPSTICRRIERRMAVHQIASMEDYVKYLQQTPLEVQALFNDLLIGVTHFFRDPEAFAVLQAQVIPKLFAGKPSGSAVRVWCTGCSTGEEAYSLAILLQEQLENLKASYKVQVFATDIDARAIAVARAGVYPASIADNMTPERLARFFIQEPDGSAYRVHKGIRDLLVFSEQDVIKDPPFSKLDLISCRNLMIYLGAELQKKLIALFHYALQPGGVLFLGTSETAGERGDLFTVLERKAKIYQRKEDFQGAQRAALGRFLPPLMERDLNQPEMVGKTALAPKLSLRELTEQTLLQQLSPTAALVNGNGDILYLHGRTGMYLEPAPGEAGINNILKMAREGLRRDLTVALHKAASSRDTMAVTHVRVKTNGHHTLVNLSVCPVLGGPAAALESPLYLVMLEPAPDTASPSSATLLAPALPTRADKWTPEVSDQIAELNEELQAKEEYLHAANEELETTNEELKSSNEEMQSVNEELQSTNEELETSKEEMQSINEELSTVNTELQTKVHDLSRANNDMNNLLAGTGIGTVFVDHQLRILRFTPAASQIINLILSDIGRPMAHIVSNLVGYTSLVADVQAVLKTLIPKEVDVQTHEDKSYTLRILPYRTLDNVIEGAVITFVENTEVKRTREALKKANALLRLAVVVRDAHDAITVQELDGRTIAWNPGAEHLYGWTEAEALQMNVRMRIPPKLQNNALAQVQQLGLAHTLAPFQTQRLTKDGRVLDISLTATALLNEQGQVYAIATTERECNVNTEPAVTQPP, from the coding sequence ATGCCCACAAAGCACACGCCGAGCCTGGTGCAGCCAGCGGCTCTGCCTGTCACGACGCAGCCGCCAGCGGCTGCTGAGCGCCGCACGTTTCCGATTGTGGGTATAGGTGCCTCGGCTGGCGGGCTGGCCGCCATCGAAGCCTTTTTTTCGGGCATGCCTGCCGACACCGATCCCAACATGGCCTTTGTGCTGGTGCAGCACCTTGACCCCGATCACAAAAGCCTGCTCACCGAGCTGATTGCCCGGCGCACCCGTATGCAGGTGCTGGAGGTGACAGACGGCATGCCAGTGCAAGTCAACTGCGCCTACATCATTCCGCCCAACCGCGACATGGCATTTTTAAATGGCGCGCTACAGCTGCTGGAGCCCGCCGCCCCGCGGGGCCACCGCTTGCCGATTGACTTTTTGTTTCGTTCGCTGGCGGCTGACCTGCATGAGCGGGCCATTGGTGTTGTGCTTTCGGGCACCGGCAGTGACGGCACGCTGGGGGTACGCGCCATCAAGGCCGAGGGCGGTATGGTGATGGTGCAAAACCCGGCCTCCAGTGAATTTGACGGTATGCCGCAAAGTGCCTTGGCCACCGGTTTGGTGGACTATGAGTTGCCCCCGGCGGAAATGGCCACCCAGCTCATGGCTTATGTGTCGCGCGCGCTGAATCACCCGCTCCACCCGGCCAGCAGGGTCTCACCCCAGAGTGAAAACGCGCTGAAGAAGATTTTTGTATTGCTGCGCAGCCAGACCGGGCACGATTTTTCGCAATACAAGCCCAGCACCATTTGCCGGCGTATTGAGCGGCGTATGGCGGTGCACCAGATTGCCTCCATGGAGGACTATGTCAAATACCTGCAGCAAACCCCGCTGGAGGTACAAGCACTGTTCAACGATTTGCTGATTGGTGTGACCCATTTTTTCCGCGACCCCGAGGCCTTTGCCGTGTTGCAGGCGCAGGTGATCCCGAAGCTGTTTGCGGGCAAACCCAGTGGCAGCGCGGTGCGGGTGTGGTGCACAGGATGCTCTACCGGTGAAGAGGCGTATTCCCTGGCGATCTTGCTGCAAGAGCAGTTGGAAAACCTCAAGGCCAGCTACAAAGTGCAGGTGTTTGCCACCGACATTGATGCCCGGGCCATTGCGGTGGCGCGTGCCGGGGTGTACCCGGCCAGCATTGCGGACAACATGACACCTGAACGCCTGGCGCGTTTTTTCATCCAGGAGCCCGATGGCAGCGCCTACCGGGTACACAAAGGGATTCGCGACCTGCTGGTGTTCTCCGAGCAGGATGTCATCAAAGACCCGCCGTTTTCCAAGCTTGACCTGATCAGCTGCCGCAACCTGATGATTTACCTGGGTGCCGAGTTGCAGAAGAAGCTGATCGCGCTGTTTCACTATGCCCTGCAACCCGGCGGGGTGTTGTTTTTGGGAACCTCCGAGACCGCGGGTGAACGGGGTGACTTGTTTACCGTGCTGGAACGCAAGGCCAAGATTTACCAGCGCAAAGAAGATTTTCAGGGTGCCCAGCGAGCTGCGCTGGGCCGGTTTTTACCGCCCCTGATGGAGCGTGATCTGAACCAGCCCGAGATGGTGGGCAAAACCGCGCTGGCACCCAAGCTGTCATTACGTGAGTTGACCGAGCAAACCCTGCTGCAGCAGCTCTCGCCTACGGCGGCACTGGTCAACGGCAACGGTGACATCCTTTACCTGCATGGGCGTACCGGCATGTACCTGGAACCTGCGCCGGGTGAGGCGGGTATCAACAACATTCTGAAAATGGCCCGTGAAGGCTTGCGCCGTGATTTGACGGTGGCTTTGCACAAAGCTGCCAGCAGCCGGGACACCATGGCCGTAACCCATGTGCGTGTCAAAACCAATGGCCACCACACCCTGGTGAACCTGAGTGTGTGCCCGGTGTTGGGTGGCCCTGCCGCCGCGCTGGAGTCACCGCTGTATCTGGTGATGCTGGAGCCTGCGCCAGACACGGCCAGTCCATCCTCAGCCACTTTGCTCGCGCCTGCACTGCCCACCCGTGCAGATAAATGGACACCGGAAGTCAGTGACCAGATTGCCGAACTTAATGAAGAGTTACAAGCCAAAGAAGAATACCTGCACGCGGCCAATGAAGAGCTGGAAACCACCAACGAAGAACTCAAGTCCAGCAACGAGGAAATGCAGTCGGTCAACGAAGAGCTGCAAAGCACCAACGAAGAGCTGGAGACTTCCAAAGAAGAAATGCAGTCGATCAACGAGGAGCTGAGTACCGTCAACACCGAGCTGCAAACCAAAGTGCATGATTTGTCACGCGCCAACAACGACATGAACAACCTGCTGGCTGGCACCGGCATTGGTACCGTGTTTGTCGACCACCAATTACGCATCCTGCGCTTTACCCCGGCCGCCAGCCAGATCATCAATCTGATTTTGAGCGACATCGGTCGCCCGATGGCACATATTGTCAGCAACCTGGTGGGTTACACCAGCCTGGTGGCCGATGTACAAGCCGTGTTGAAAACCCTGATTCCCAAAGAGGTAGATGTACAAACTCATGAGGACAAGAGCTACACCCTGCGTATCTTGCCCTACCGCACGCTGGACAATGTGATTGAGGGCGCGGTGATCACCTTTGTGGAAAACACTGAAGTCAAGCGCACGCGCGAGGCGCTCAAAAAAGCCAATGCCCTGCTGCGTCTGGCGGTGGTGGTGCGTGATGCCCACGATGCCATCACGGTGCAGGAACTCGACGGCCGCACCATTGCCTGGAACCCCGGTGCCGAGCATCTGTACGGCTGGACCGAGGCTGAAGCACTGCAGATGAATGTGCGCATGCGGATTCCTCCCAAATTACAAAACAACGCCTTGGCCCAGGTGCAGCAACTTGGCCTGGCGCACACGCTGGCCCCTTTTCAGACCCAGCGGCTGACCAAGGACGGCCGGGTGCTGGACATCTCACTCACGGCGACAGCATTGCTGAATGAGCAGGGTCAGGTGTATGCGATTGCGACGACCGAGCGTGAGTGCAATGTCAACACAGAACCTGCTGTGACCCAACCTCCATGA
- a CDS encoding PAS domain-containing hybrid sensor histidine kinase/response regulator has product MTPIPDKKTLHKPQMWMAALVVLVSCALGALFWSFSQVELGIHAFRQGMGGLDDVAMQRLFNVMVGVSLLAMLATMWVLWQLYRGPHQHLHHRVHLETQHSLQDREAINLQLQHTNQMLRVSEEKLTVTLNSIGDAVIATDAAACVTLLNPVAQELTGWTQAEALGRSIDEVFKIVNKDSRKPATIPVAQTLAHGTVQGLANHTVLLARDAREFDIADSCAPIRDAAGLVAGAVLVFRNVTEEYVVQQTLRDSAALVQTILNTVVDGIVTIHAQGGIIDSVNPAIEAMFGYSAADLVGKPLSQLIPELDQDQRNVSLAYFGVSDEARAMGVGREVRGRRKNGQAFELEIAVSEMTLRGQHYFTGILRDISARKQAQEALREAGALQSAIFNSANFSSIATDAKGVIQIFNVGAERMLGYAATEVMNIRTPADISDPQEVIERARALSMELATEITPGFEALVFKAARGIEDIYELTYIRKDGSRLPAVVSVTALRDEANAIIGYLLIGTDNTARKQIEAERTRLEQVLQNKNIELEGARQVAETASMAKSEFLSSMSHELRSPLNAILGFGQLLESGVPPPTPAQLASVGQILKAGWYLLELINEILDLALIESGRLSLSLEPTSLHDVLQDCQAMIAPQAEQKGIALKFAPVDADCFVNADRTRLKQVLINLLSNAIKYNQPGGKAEVSYVRQPSGRLRISVTDTGLGLTPQKIAQLFQSFNRLGQESGAEEGTGIGLVVSRRLVELMGGEIGVQSTVGAGSAFWFELDAMDAPQWLPEAHAPLGTEPLLAQAGTVVRTLLYVEDNRANMELVEQLIARRPELRLLGAQDTMRGIAMARAHQPDVILMDINLPGISGMQALQILRDDPTTRHIPVLALSANAMPRDIEKGLAAGFVRYLTKPIRVSEFMAALDQGLLLAKTRSDTALGKVEA; this is encoded by the coding sequence ATGACTCCTATCCCCGACAAAAAAACCTTGCACAAGCCCCAGATGTGGATGGCTGCCCTGGTCGTACTGGTCAGTTGTGCTCTGGGGGCTTTGTTTTGGTCATTCAGCCAGGTTGAACTCGGCATACATGCTTTCAGGCAAGGTATGGGGGGGCTGGACGATGTGGCCATGCAGCGCCTGTTCAATGTCATGGTGGGCGTGAGCCTGCTGGCCATGCTGGCCACGATGTGGGTGCTCTGGCAGCTGTACCGGGGCCCGCATCAGCACCTCCACCACAGGGTGCACCTTGAAACCCAGCACTCACTGCAAGACCGGGAAGCCATCAACCTGCAACTGCAACACACCAACCAGATGTTGCGGGTGAGTGAAGAAAAGCTCACCGTCACGCTCAACTCGATTGGTGATGCGGTGATTGCCACCGACGCTGCCGCCTGCGTGACCCTGCTCAACCCGGTGGCGCAAGAGCTGACGGGCTGGACACAGGCCGAGGCTTTGGGCCGCTCGATTGACGAGGTTTTCAAAATTGTCAACAAAGATAGCCGCAAGCCCGCCACGATTCCGGTGGCGCAGACGCTGGCGCATGGCACGGTGCAGGGCCTGGCCAACCACACCGTGCTGCTAGCCCGTGATGCCCGGGAGTTCGACATTGCCGACAGCTGTGCCCCGATTCGTGACGCGGCAGGCCTGGTGGCCGGGGCGGTGCTGGTGTTTCGCAACGTCACCGAAGAATATGTGGTGCAGCAAACACTGCGCGACAGCGCGGCCCTGGTGCAAACCATTCTGAACACCGTGGTGGATGGCATCGTCACCATTCACGCCCAGGGCGGCATCATCGACTCGGTGAACCCGGCCATTGAAGCCATGTTTGGTTACAGCGCCGCAGACCTGGTGGGTAAGCCCCTGAGCCAACTGATCCCGGAGCTTGACCAGGATCAGCGCAACGTGTCGCTGGCTTATTTCGGCGTGAGTGATGAGGCCCGAGCCATGGGGGTGGGCCGTGAGGTGAGGGGGCGGCGCAAGAATGGCCAGGCGTTTGAGCTGGAGATTGCGGTGAGTGAGATGACGCTGCGTGGCCAGCATTACTTCACTGGCATTCTGCGTGACATCAGTGCCCGCAAGCAGGCCCAGGAAGCCTTGCGTGAGGCCGGGGCCTTGCAAAGTGCCATTTTCAACAGCGCCAATTTCTCCAGCATTGCCACCGATGCCAAAGGCGTGATCCAGATTTTTAACGTGGGGGCCGAGCGTATGCTGGGTTATGCCGCCACCGAGGTTATGAACATCCGCACCCCGGCCGATATTTCAGACCCGCAAGAGGTCATTGAGCGGGCGCGTGCCCTGAGTATGGAGCTGGCCACCGAAATCACCCCCGGTTTTGAGGCGCTGGTGTTCAAGGCAGCACGTGGCATTGAAGACATTTACGAGCTGACCTACATCCGCAAAGACGGCAGCCGCTTGCCGGCCGTGGTGTCGGTGACGGCCTTGCGTGACGAGGCTAACGCCATCATTGGCTACCTGTTGATTGGCACCGACAACACCGCCCGCAAGCAGATCGAGGCCGAGCGCACCCGCCTGGAGCAGGTGCTGCAAAACAAAAACATCGAGTTGGAGGGCGCGCGCCAGGTGGCCGAGACGGCCAGCATGGCCAAGTCAGAATTTTTGTCGAGCATGAGCCATGAGCTGCGCTCCCCGCTGAATGCCATTCTGGGCTTTGGCCAGCTGCTGGAGTCGGGTGTTCCCCCACCCACACCGGCCCAGTTGGCCAGTGTGGGCCAAATCCTCAAGGCTGGTTGGTATTTGCTGGAGCTGATCAATGAAATTCTGGATCTGGCGCTGATCGAGTCTGGCCGCTTGTCGCTGTCGCTGGAACCCACCTCGCTGCACGACGTGTTGCAAGACTGCCAGGCCATGATCGCCCCACAAGCCGAGCAAAAAGGCATTGCCCTGAAGTTTGCGCCGGTGGATGCAGACTGCTTTGTCAACGCCGACCGCACCCGGCTCAAGCAAGTGCTGATCAACCTGCTCTCCAACGCCATCAAATACAACCAACCCGGCGGTAAGGCCGAAGTGAGCTATGTGCGCCAGCCTTCAGGTCGCTTGCGCATCAGCGTCACCGACACCGGGCTGGGCTTGACCCCGCAAAAAATAGCCCAGTTGTTCCAGTCATTCAACCGTCTGGGCCAAGAGAGTGGGGCGGAAGAAGGCACCGGCATTGGCCTGGTGGTGAGCCGCCGCCTGGTGGAGTTGATGGGTGGTGAAATTGGCGTGCAAAGCACCGTAGGCGCAGGCAGTGCGTTCTGGTTTGAACTGGACGCGATGGATGCCCCGCAATGGTTGCCAGAGGCCCATGCCCCGCTGGGGACCGAGCCCTTGCTGGCACAGGCCGGCACGGTGGTGCGCACGCTGCTGTATGTGGAAGACAACCGGGCCAACATGGAGCTGGTGGAGCAGCTGATTGCCCGCCGCCCTGAATTGCGCCTGCTCGGGGCCCAGGATACCATGCGTGGCATTGCCATGGCCCGGGCCCACCAGCCGGATGTGATTCTGATGGACATCAATCTGCCTGGTATCAGCGGCATGCAGGCCCTGCAAATTTTGCGCGACGACCCGACCACGCGCCATATTCCGGTGCTGGCGCTGAGTGCCAACGCCATGCCACGTGACATTGAAAAAGGTCTGGCCGCAGGCTTTGTGCGCTACCTGACCAAACCCATCCGGGTCAGTGAATTCATGGCGGCGCTTGATCAAGGCCTGTTGCTGGCCAAAACCCGTTCGGACACGGCGCTTGGCAAGGTGGAAGCGTGA
- a CDS encoding glycine zipper 2TM domain-containing protein: protein MKTTQQLSTFPALVLLAALSLGGCAGMTAQEKGTATGAAIGGVAGNVMGGGLLGTAAGAAVGGVIGHEVTKQK, encoded by the coding sequence ATGAAAACGACACAACAACTTTCCACCTTCCCCGCCCTGGTGCTGCTGGCGGCCTTGAGCCTGGGTGGCTGTGCAGGCATGACCGCGCAGGAAAAAGGCACCGCCACCGGCGCTGCCATTGGCGGCGTGGCAGGTAATGTGATGGGCGGTGGCCTGCTGGGCACCGCCGCAGGTGCCGCTGTAGGTGGTGTGATTGGCCACGAAGTGACCAAGCAAAAGTAA
- a CDS encoding glycine zipper 2TM domain-containing protein, which translates to MKFLHKLIQLMAFAALLLPLTFGSGPLQAQTYNAAQTPPRIDGFYVDEVKRLSPGVELNFEMDGTPAAQATLRIAGAVRNLTLTEVESGHYTGTYTISSRDKIAAGSAVTANLRLGNQVTSVLLNESLQMGVGVHQTKVAPGPQPQIEHFNVDPAATLVGGSELYFSVFGTPGAQVDLTIAGVRGKVFLPEVKSGEYANTYTLKNRDHVTRNSVVTANMRLGERVSSATLGKPLQSDSAPAALQVNRVCATCGVVESVNLVDVKGEGSYLGTIGGGVVGAILGNQIGQGTGRTVAQIAGAVGGAYAGRALEAKSRSTQHFEVVVRLHNGSAQTVSFATDPGFKVGDKVKVNAGVITRTP; encoded by the coding sequence ATGAAATTCCTGCACAAACTTATCCAGCTGATGGCTTTCGCAGCCCTCTTGCTGCCCCTGACCTTTGGGTCAGGCCCGTTACAGGCCCAAACGTACAACGCCGCACAAACACCGCCCCGTATTGACGGTTTTTATGTCGATGAAGTCAAACGACTCAGCCCCGGTGTGGAACTGAATTTTGAGATGGACGGCACACCCGCGGCCCAAGCCACGCTGCGCATTGCCGGTGCGGTCCGCAATTTGACCCTGACAGAAGTTGAAAGTGGCCACTACACAGGCACCTACACCATCAGCAGCCGCGACAAGATTGCCGCAGGCAGCGCGGTCACGGCCAACTTGCGCCTTGGCAACCAGGTGACCAGCGTGCTGCTGAACGAATCCCTGCAAATGGGTGTTGGGGTACATCAAACCAAGGTGGCACCAGGGCCACAACCCCAAATTGAGCATTTCAATGTGGACCCGGCGGCCACGCTGGTGGGGGGCAGCGAGCTGTATTTTTCGGTCTTTGGCACGCCGGGAGCCCAGGTGGATCTGACCATTGCCGGAGTCCGGGGCAAGGTGTTCTTGCCGGAGGTGAAAAGCGGCGAATATGCCAACACCTACACCCTGAAGAACCGGGATCACGTCACACGCAACAGCGTCGTCACCGCCAACATGCGTCTGGGTGAGCGGGTCAGCAGCGCCACATTGGGCAAACCCTTGCAAAGTGACAGTGCACCGGCGGCACTGCAAGTCAACCGGGTCTGCGCCACCTGTGGCGTGGTGGAATCGGTGAACCTAGTGGATGTCAAAGGTGAAGGCAGTTACCTGGGCACCATCGGTGGTGGTGTGGTGGGAGCCATTTTGGGCAACCAGATTGGGCAAGGCACGGGCCGCACCGTGGCACAAATTGCCGGTGCCGTGGGTGGAGCTTATGCCGGGCGTGCACTGGAAGCCAAGTCACGCAGTACCCAGCACTTTGAAGTGGTGGTGCGTTTGCACAATGGCAGCGCCCAAACCGTGAGTTTTGCCACCGATCCCGGCTTCAAAGTGGGTGACAAAGTCAAGGTCAACGCGGGTGTGATTACCCGTACACCTTGA
- a CDS encoding diguanylate cyclase domain-containing protein, with protein sequence MLSEAAVLAAHILIVDDQPANVLLLEQLLRQVGYTNLSSTRDPYAVCELHRNQHFDLILLDLQMPGMDGFQVLADLQQTEDQGYVPVLAITVQPGHKLRALASGAKDFIAKPFDMVELKARIHNMLEVRLLYTQLAQSNLALKALALHDPLTQLPNRRLLLDRLRQAQLSSSRTHRHCALMFLDIDHFKQLNDTLGHDAGDALLLQVSQRLLGSARSGDTVARLGGDEFVVLMNALSTRVALASKQAQAMARKMHKTLRQTYRLNGQAYHTSLSIGVVIFMGDTESINNLLKKADQAMYQAKADDSQGVCFDVPTPATTSV encoded by the coding sequence ATGCTCAGTGAAGCCGCGGTTCTGGCTGCACACATCCTGATCGTGGATGACCAGCCAGCCAATGTGCTGCTGCTGGAGCAGTTGCTGCGCCAGGTGGGTTATACCAATCTGAGCAGCACGCGTGACCCGTATGCCGTGTGTGAATTACACCGCAACCAGCACTTTGACCTGATCTTGCTGGACTTGCAGATGCCGGGCATGGACGGTTTTCAGGTCCTGGCTGACTTGCAGCAGACAGAAGATCAGGGCTATGTTCCGGTGCTGGCCATCACGGTACAACCCGGCCACAAGCTGCGGGCACTGGCCTCGGGGGCCAAAGATTTCATTGCCAAACCGTTTGACATGGTGGAGCTCAAGGCCCGCATCCACAACATGCTGGAAGTGCGTCTGCTGTACACCCAACTGGCGCAAAGTAATCTGGCACTCAAAGCCTTGGCCCTGCATGACCCTTTGACCCAGTTGCCCAACCGCCGCTTGCTGCTGGATCGTTTGCGACAAGCGCAACTCAGCTCGTCACGCACGCACCGACACTGCGCCTTGATGTTTCTGGACATTGACCATTTCAAGCAGCTCAACGACACGCTCGGTCACGATGCCGGTGATGCCTTGTTGCTACAGGTCAGCCAACGGCTGCTTGGCAGCGCCCGATCTGGTGACACCGTGGCGCGTTTGGGCGGGGACGAGTTCGTGGTACTGATGAACGCCTTAAGCACGCGCGTTGCCCTGGCGAGCAAGCAAGCCCAGGCGATGGCTCGCAAAATGCACAAAACACTGCGCCAAACCTACCGCCTGAACGGGCAGGCCTATCACACCTCATTAAGCATTGGGGTGGTGATTTTTATGGGGGATACTGAGAGCATCAACAACTTGTTGAAAAAAGCCGATCAGGCCATGTACCAAGCCAAAGCCGATGACAGCCAGGGGGTGTGTTTTGATGTTCCAACCCCGGCCACGACATCCGTATGA